From the genome of Nostoc sp. C052, one region includes:
- a CDS encoding SDR family NAD(P)-dependent oxidoreductase, whose protein sequence is MAHALAALPSDRGVRLLEIGAGTGGTTSYLLPQLHPKQTEYVFTDLGAIFLSQAKEKFRGYPFVRYQTLDIERDPASQGFAPHQFDVVIAVNVFHATSNLHQTLQHVRQLLATGGLLLLLEGTARQRWLDLTFGLLEGWWKFQDRDIRPDYPLVSQVQWVQLLRENGFEQVVTFPGDRSPENALSQQSLIVGRSSAVAVAQSTPKSWIVLGDRTGIGQQIVQRCRDAGDICKLVVPKSVLQPCELDDMAIDPTDPKAFVELIAQVAAQAPLQGVIQCWSLENAETLAAASQIGCGTTLHLVQGLLKVGLSTLPRLWIVTQGTQPVPGNAPLMSSIAQSAVWGLGKVITLEHPELECTRIDLDPNADVEVQTAALWAEICDRTAEDQVAFREGKRYVARLARSQFAPNEREQGTGNREQRTLFSFSAQGTYLITGGLGGLGLLVARWMVEQGAKHLVLVSRSSPEAEAQAQIAALVDAGATVTIASADVTDFEAISNVIADIDRSLFPLKGIIHAVGVLDDGVLLQQNWQRFAPVMAPKVQGAWNLHQLTQTHKLDFFVLFSSIAALFGSPGQGNHAAANAFLDALVHYRRTLGLTGLSINWGAVSQVGAAAKQQADIRGQNRGLGAIAPEQVLEILEHLMSTAAVNVGAAPLQWSSELRRWLSRPFYQDWQEAAELSTRPVEGDFLQKLAAVANSQRRELLVNHVQTQVAQVLGLESGQAIALEQGFFELGMDSLTSVELRNRLQASLGVSIPSTAAFDYPTVGELVDYLAALVINDREQGIGNREQGNSTHQVLPVPEERKAIPQQVPSTPTILVTTKNEPIAIIGMGCRFPGGADSPDAFWELLCQEVDAITEVPSDRWHLDEYYDPNPDTPGKMYARYGGFVGNLKEFDPHFFGISPREAIALDPQQRLLLEVSWEALENATVNPQQLAKTKTGVFLGICNDDYTRRLSKLDLAEMDAYISTGNAHSIASGRLAYILGLTGPCLSVDTACSSSLVTVHLACKSLRDHESNLAIAGGVNRIFSPEVSISFSKARMLSVDGRCKTFDAAANGFVRSEGCGMVILKRLSDAVADGDRILAVIRGSAINQDGRTSGLTVPSGPSQQAVIRQALENAQLTPTDISYIEAHGTGTTLGDPIEIGALGAVFAASHAQTQPLVVGSVKTNLGHLEAAAGIAGLIKVVLQLQHQQIAPHLHLRQLNPYIDWESLPIKIPTQLMPWQPATDSRIAGVSSFGFSGTNAHIILAEAPVVMPEDAIGERPMHLFTLSAQSERALQDLSQQYQDYLLRHPQILIADICFSVNTGRGQFDHRVAISVTSTSELGEKLAHIGVEGNREQGIGNREELGGIFRGYLPNQRRTPKIAFLFTGQGSQYVDMGKTLYQTEPNFRQALQECEAILHTELEIPLLEILYPTTEKEKAAGLLQQTAYTQPALFALEYALAQLWQSWGIQPDVVLGHSVGEYVAACIAGVFSLEEGLKLIAARGRLMQAVSGGEMVAVLASEPQIRPFLDPYSDRVAIAAVNSPQNVVISGETEAIKAIAQTLEANGIVCKPLLVSHAFHSPMMAPMQAAFAQVAKQVNYQPPQLTLISNVSGRVENEVLATAQHWVNHIQQPVRFIESLQTLAQQGVTHCLEIGPSPILIGMGRQSLPESAIAWLPSLRFSQPDLPQMLQSLGQLYTQGVKVDWQEFERPYPRKKVVLPTYPFQREPYWVDETKVSTALQKKTPEFKPSQPPLHHPLLGQRLRLASSTQIVCFESQLSAKNPSYLHHHRVFGRIVLPGVAYAEIIFAAGVNVLKCDHLIIEDVTIHQALIFQEDEVRTVQTIFRAETANVYRFEILSTRLDTAESDDLQTGIAWNLHASGKLSKPEQAKPPEVIDIALLQQQYTTGNSIESNYQRLDAIGFNYGLDFHAVQAFWLDADQNASLCSLQLPPQLADEANQYIIHPVLMDASAHTINAVLSYNIGEDDIYLPIGFKRAELYRRPANSQRLWSYTQLDKVAGMNQQVITQNGYSLDEDGTVIVRVEGSSGKRTNRRTLLRILQEQGKTEIQDWLYQLEWQPWRDLGVKGNRERGTGNREDVETATLFPQPQVGHWLILADGSGLGQQLATELQKQGNTCTIVFAGDSYQQLGTDIYAIAPSVLEDFDRLYQEVIAPNNPEYIVHLWSLDSLGLDALAQTATQGCTSLLLLVRSLLQPTQSTLPRLWIATRGTQALIKGIGNGERGSLDQRSLPQVPLWGFARVVGLEHPQLWGGLIDLDTYAPTPELEAQQLLSQLVDSQGEDHLALRGGQVWRSRLVKQPMTRTQRQSFQAENSYLISGGLGALGLSVAGWMAESGAKHLVLTGRHTPSAEAQAAIARLQEAGLEVRIATVDVADAPAMRKLIAEIQSSPHPLRGIVHAAGIIDIQPIESMQPSQLDAVFHPKVMGGWVLHELTKEIPLEFFVSFSSIAAVWGSNGLAHYAAANHFLDGLAHYRHSQGLPALSINWGPWSRYGMAASEEGQAWLAQNGVRALSPEMAITALDYLMGTTNVQTVVADMEWQRFKQLYETKGRGLLFGDIETQAQPQPQTSERRTEIWQCLSEVELASDRQEILTAYFQQELAQVLQLNLSTQITTINIEQPLDTMGLDSLMMLELRNQVQRDLEVDIPMVKLMEGITLSELSTLVNEQLSENFQKYTNTINEETIKFKEKDDDWIELEI, encoded by the coding sequence ATCGCTCACGCCTTGGCAGCACTACCCAGCGATCGAGGGGTGAGATTGCTAGAAATTGGGGCTGGTACTGGGGGAACCACTAGTTACCTCTTGCCTCAACTTCATCCCAAGCAAACAGAATACGTCTTTACTGACTTGGGAGCTATATTTCTGAGTCAGGCGAAGGAGAAGTTCCGAGGCTACCCCTTTGTGCGCTATCAAACTTTAGATATTGAACGCGATCCTGCATCCCAAGGGTTTGCACCCCATCAATTTGATGTTGTGATTGCGGTAAATGTCTTCCACGCCACAAGCAACCTGCACCAAACTTTGCAGCACGTCCGGCAGTTACTAGCGACCGGGGGACTGCTGCTGCTGTTAGAGGGTACTGCACGCCAACGGTGGCTAGACCTGACTTTCGGCTTGCTGGAAGGTTGGTGGAAGTTTCAGGATCGTGACATTCGACCGGATTATCCCTTGGTCAGTCAGGTTCAGTGGGTGCAATTGCTCAGAGAAAATGGATTTGAGCAAGTGGTGACTTTTCCAGGCGATCGCTCTCCAGAAAATGCCCTTTCCCAGCAGAGTTTGATTGTTGGGCGATCTAGCGCAGTTGCGGTTGCTCAATCCACCCCCAAAAGTTGGATTGTCCTGGGCGATCGCACTGGTATCGGTCAGCAGATAGTTCAACGCTGTCGAGATGCGGGAGACATTTGTAAGTTAGTCGTTCCCAAATCAGTATTGCAGCCATGCGAACTGGATGATATGGCGATCGACCCCACCGACCCGAAAGCTTTTGTTGAACTCATTGCCCAAGTTGCGGCGCAGGCTCCCTTACAAGGTGTAATCCAGTGCTGGAGTTTAGAGAATGCAGAAACCCTAGCAGCAGCCTCACAAATCGGATGTGGGACGACTCTGCATTTAGTTCAAGGTTTACTGAAAGTAGGGTTATCTACACTGCCCCGACTGTGGATTGTCACCCAAGGAACCCAACCAGTACCGGGAAATGCTCCTTTGATGTCATCTATTGCCCAATCTGCTGTTTGGGGTTTGGGTAAGGTGATTACTCTAGAACATCCAGAATTAGAATGTACTCGTATCGATCTCGATCCCAATGCAGATGTAGAAGTGCAAACAGCAGCACTTTGGGCAGAAATTTGCGATCGCACCGCAGAAGATCAGGTGGCGTTTCGAGAAGGCAAGCGTTATGTGGCACGATTAGCCCGTAGCCAGTTTGCTCCCAATGAAAGGGAACAGGGAACGGGGAACAGGGAACAGAGAACTCTTTTTTCTTTCTCAGCCCAGGGAACTTACTTGATTACTGGGGGACTGGGAGGCTTAGGATTGCTAGTGGCGCGGTGGATGGTAGAACAGGGAGCTAAACACTTAGTTTTGGTGAGCCGCAGTAGCCCTGAAGCAGAGGCTCAAGCCCAGATTGCCGCATTAGTAGATGCGGGGGCTACCGTGACCATCGCCTCAGCCGATGTGACTGACTTTGAGGCCATATCCAATGTGATTGCCGATATCGATCGCTCTCTCTTCCCGCTCAAAGGCATAATTCATGCCGTTGGCGTTCTGGATGACGGGGTACTGTTGCAGCAAAATTGGCAGCGATTTGCCCCTGTGATGGCTCCCAAGGTGCAAGGAGCCTGGAATTTACATCAATTGACCCAAACTCACAAACTTGACTTCTTTGTACTGTTTTCATCCATAGCTGCTTTGTTTGGCTCTCCTGGTCAAGGCAATCATGCGGCTGCGAATGCGTTTTTGGATGCCTTGGTACATTATCGCCGCACTTTGGGGCTAACTGGCTTGAGCATCAACTGGGGTGCTGTCTCCCAAGTTGGGGCTGCGGCTAAACAACAAGCCGATATTCGCGGACAAAATCGGGGATTAGGGGCGATCGCTCCAGAGCAAGTGCTGGAAATTCTGGAACACTTGATGTCAACAGCCGCAGTAAATGTTGGGGCTGCACCGTTGCAATGGTCTTCAGAACTGCGACGGTGGTTGTCCCGTCCCTTTTATCAGGATTGGCAAGAGGCTGCTGAACTTAGTACTCGCCCTGTTGAAGGTGACTTCCTCCAGAAATTGGCTGCGGTTGCGAACAGCCAACGGCGAGAACTACTGGTGAATCATGTCCAAACCCAAGTTGCTCAGGTGCTAGGTCTGGAGTCAGGGCAGGCGATTGCCCTAGAGCAAGGCTTTTTTGAACTGGGTATGGATTCTCTGACCTCTGTGGAACTGAGAAATCGCTTGCAGGCGAGTTTGGGAGTATCCATCCCCTCAACGGCTGCCTTTGACTACCCCACTGTGGGCGAGTTGGTGGATTATCTTGCCGCCTTAGTCATAAATGACAGGGAACAGGGAATAGGGAATAGGGAACAGGGAAATAGCACACATCAAGTTTTACCAGTACCGGAGGAGCGAAAGGCAATTCCTCAACAAGTCCCATCCACTCCGACTATCTTAGTAACAACTAAAAATGAGCCGATCGCTATCATTGGAATGGGTTGCCGATTTCCCGGTGGTGCGGATAGTCCCGATGCCTTTTGGGAGCTTTTATGCCAAGAGGTTGATGCCATTACCGAAGTGCCGAGCGATCGCTGGCATCTTGATGAGTATTATGACCCTAACCCGGATACTCCAGGGAAAATGTACGCCCGTTATGGGGGATTTGTGGGCAATTTAAAGGAATTCGATCCCCACTTTTTTGGGATTTCTCCCAGAGAAGCGATCGCCCTCGATCCTCAACAGCGATTGCTTTTAGAAGTCAGTTGGGAAGCACTGGAAAATGCCACTGTAAATCCGCAACAGTTAGCAAAAACTAAAACTGGTGTATTTCTCGGTATTTGTAATGATGACTATACCCGTCGTCTTAGCAAACTCGATTTGGCAGAAATGGATGCCTACATCAGTACGGGTAACGCTCATAGTATCGCATCGGGTCGTCTTGCCTATATTTTGGGGTTGACAGGCCCTTGCTTATCTGTTGATACAGCCTGTTCCTCCTCCTTAGTGACTGTACATTTGGCTTGTAAAAGTCTGCGCGATCACGAGAGCAATCTGGCAATAGCCGGGGGAGTGAACCGCATTTTTTCGCCTGAAGTCTCCATTAGCTTCTCCAAGGCGCGAATGCTCTCTGTGGACGGTCGCTGTAAGACCTTTGACGCTGCTGCCAACGGCTTTGTCCGCTCTGAAGGGTGCGGTATGGTGATACTCAAGCGATTGAGCGATGCAGTTGCCGATGGCGATCGCATTTTGGCTGTGATTCGTGGTTCTGCCATCAATCAGGATGGGCGCACTAGCGGGTTAACGGTTCCTAGCGGGCCATCCCAGCAAGCAGTCATCCGTCAAGCTTTGGAGAATGCCCAACTAACACCAACTGATATTAGCTATATCGAAGCTCATGGTACTGGCACCACATTAGGCGATCCCATCGAAATAGGAGCTTTAGGTGCTGTGTTTGCAGCCAGTCATGCCCAAACGCAACCTTTAGTTGTCGGTTCTGTGAAAACCAACCTGGGACATCTGGAAGCGGCGGCGGGAATTGCTGGTTTAATAAAAGTTGTCTTGCAGTTACAACATCAGCAAATTGCGCCTCACCTGCATCTGCGGCAACTGAATCCATATATAGATTGGGAATCATTACCCATCAAGATTCCTACACAACTGATGCCTTGGCAACCTGCAACTGACAGTCGCATCGCTGGGGTGAGTTCCTTTGGCTTTAGCGGCACTAATGCTCATATCATTTTGGCTGAAGCGCCTGTTGTGATGCCAGAAGATGCCATCGGCGAACGCCCCATGCATCTATTTACCTTATCTGCCCAAAGCGAACGGGCATTACAGGATTTATCCCAGCAATATCAAGATTATTTATTGCGTCACCCACAAATTCTAATAGCAGATATTTGCTTTAGTGTCAACACCGGACGTGGACAATTTGACCATCGTGTGGCGATCTCTGTCACCTCTACCAGCGAATTAGGGGAAAAATTGGCTCATATTGGTGTTGAAGGGAACAGGGAACAGGGAATAGGGAATAGGGAAGAGCTTGGAGGGATTTTCCGAGGCTACCTGCCTAACCAGCGCCGGACTCCTAAAATCGCATTTTTGTTTACAGGTCAAGGTTCTCAGTATGTAGATATGGGAAAGACCTTATATCAAACTGAACCTAATTTTCGCCAAGCACTACAGGAATGTGAGGCGATTTTACACACTGAGTTAGAAATTCCCTTGTTGGAGATTTTATACCCAACAACAGAGAAAGAAAAGGCGGCAGGATTACTGCAACAAACAGCTTATACCCAACCTGCCCTGTTTGCTCTAGAATATGCTTTAGCTCAACTCTGGCAATCCTGGGGAATTCAGCCAGATGTGGTTTTGGGGCATAGTGTTGGGGAGTATGTAGCCGCTTGTATTGCGGGAGTTTTTAGTTTAGAAGAGGGACTTAAGTTAATTGCCGCACGGGGACGGTTGATGCAAGCTGTATCTGGTGGCGAAATGGTGGCAGTTTTGGCTTCAGAGCCACAGATTCGACCGTTTTTAGATCCATACAGCGATCGCGTCGCTATTGCGGCGGTAAACAGCCCGCAAAATGTGGTAATTTCTGGTGAGACAGAGGCCATCAAAGCGATCGCGCAAACCCTAGAAGCCAACGGCATAGTCTGCAAACCTCTGCTCGTGTCCCACGCCTTCCACTCGCCGATGATGGCACCGATGCAAGCAGCGTTTGCCCAAGTAGCAAAGCAGGTGAATTATCAACCGCCTCAGCTAACTTTGATTTCTAACGTTAGCGGACGAGTAGAAAATGAAGTGTTAGCTACTGCCCAACATTGGGTTAATCATATCCAACAACCAGTTCGGTTTATTGAAAGTCTCCAGACCTTAGCACAACAAGGAGTTACCCATTGCCTAGAGATTGGCCCAAGCCCAATTTTAATTGGTATGGGGCGGCAGAGCTTACCGGAAAGTGCGATCGCTTGGCTGCCTTCCTTACGGTTTAGTCAACCAGATTTACCCCAGATGCTCCAGAGTTTAGGTCAGCTTTATACTCAAGGTGTAAAAGTTGATTGGCAGGAGTTTGAGCGCCCTTATCCTAGAAAAAAAGTAGTTTTACCCACATACCCATTTCAACGAGAACCTTATTGGGTAGATGAAACCAAAGTCAGCACTGCCTTACAAAAGAAAACACCAGAGTTTAAACCCAGCCAACCCCCACTTCATCATCCTTTGTTGGGTCAAAGATTGCGATTAGCAAGTTCCACTCAAATTGTTTGTTTTGAATCCCAACTCAGTGCCAAAAATCCTAGTTATCTGCATCATCATCGCGTTTTCGGCAGGATTGTACTACCAGGAGTGGCTTATGCAGAAATTATTTTTGCTGCTGGTGTTAATGTTCTCAAATGCGATCATTTAATTATTGAAGATGTTACCATTCATCAGGCTTTGATTTTCCAAGAAGATGAAGTGCGGACAGTTCAGACAATTTTCAGAGCAGAAACAGCCAATGTTTACCGTTTTGAAATTCTCAGTACTCGCTTGGATACTGCCGAGTCAGATGACCTGCAAACAGGAATTGCCTGGAATCTCCATGCTTCTGGCAAATTATCGAAACCCGAACAGGCAAAGCCACCTGAAGTTATCGATATAGCACTTTTACAGCAGCAATATACTACAGGCAACAGCATTGAGAGTAATTATCAACGACTTGATGCGATCGGGTTCAACTATGGCTTAGACTTCCACGCTGTGCAAGCATTTTGGTTAGACGCTGACCAAAACGCCTCTCTTTGTTCTTTACAATTACCGCCCCAACTGGCAGACGAAGCAAACCAATATATTATCCATCCAGTGCTAATGGATGCCAGCGCCCATACTATCAATGCTGTACTTTCCTACAATATTGGTGAAGATGATATCTATCTACCGATTGGATTTAAGCGAGCAGAACTTTATCGCCGTCCAGCGAATTCTCAACGTTTGTGGAGCTACACGCAACTGGATAAAGTAGCTGGGATGAATCAGCAAGTAATCACCCAAAATGGTTACTCGCTGGACGAAGATGGCACTGTTATCGTGCGGGTAGAGGGTTCGTCTGGTAAACGAACGAACCGCCGGACACTGCTTCGCATCCTGCAAGAGCAAGGTAAAACAGAAATTCAAGATTGGCTGTATCAATTAGAGTGGCAACCTTGGCGAGATTTGGGCGTTAAAGGGAACAGGGAACGGGGAACAGGGAACAGGGAAGATGTTGAGACGGCAACCCTATTTCCTCAACCGCAGGTTGGTCATTGGTTAATCTTGGCTGATGGCAGTGGTCTTGGTCAACAACTGGCAACTGAGTTACAAAAGCAAGGTAATACCTGCACGATTGTCTTTGCTGGAGATAGTTATCAGCAATTAGGAACTGATATTTACGCGATCGCTCCCTCGGTTTTAGAAGATTTTGACCGTTTATATCAAGAAGTAATTGCTCCAAATAACCCCGAATATATTGTCCATCTTTGGAGTTTAGATTCCTTGGGTTTAGATGCACTAGCCCAAACTGCAACTCAGGGCTGTACTAGTCTGTTATTGTTGGTGCGATCGCTCCTCCAGCCAACTCAATCCACATTACCACGGCTTTGGATTGCCACTAGGGGAACGCAAGCTTTAATAAAGGGAATAGGGAATGGGGAACGGGGTTCCCTCGACCAAAGGTCGCTGCCACAGGTTCCTTTGTGGGGATTTGCTCGTGTGGTTGGGCTAGAGCATCCTCAACTTTGGGGTGGTTTAATCGACCTCGATACTTATGCTCCCACCCCAGAACTCGAAGCCCAACAACTCCTGAGTCAACTGGTTGATTCCCAAGGGGAAGACCATTTAGCCTTACGAGGTGGACAGGTTTGGCGATCGCGTTTAGTCAAACAACCCATGACACGAACGCAACGCCAATCCTTCCAAGCAGAGAATAGTTACCTCATTTCCGGTGGTCTAGGAGCTTTGGGACTATCAGTAGCAGGGTGGATGGCTGAATCAGGCGCAAAGCATTTGGTATTAACAGGACGGCACACACCCTCTGCTGAAGCCCAAGCAGCGATCGCCCGTTTGCAGGAAGCTGGTTTAGAGGTGCGAATCGCAACCGTTGACGTAGCAGATGCCCCAGCTATGAGGAAATTAATCGCCGAAATTCAAAGTAGCCCACATCCTTTGCGGGGTATAGTTCATGCGGCAGGTATAATTGATATCCAACCCATTGAATCAATGCAGCCCAGTCAGTTAGATGCTGTTTTTCACCCCAAGGTGATGGGCGGTTGGGTACTGCATGAGTTAACCAAGGAAATACCCCTGGAGTTCTTTGTCAGTTTCTCCTCAATTGCCGCAGTTTGGGGATCTAATGGACTTGCCCACTATGCCGCCGCTAATCATTTCCTCGATGGACTAGCCCATTATCGGCACAGCCAGGGATTACCTGCTCTGAGTATCAATTGGGGGCCTTGGAGCCGTTATGGTATGGCTG